The stretch of DNA TTGCGCATGAGTCTTACACTCCTATTATCCCTGATCTTATTGTGGACTTTGCTTTTTCTGAATCACAGCTAAGCACACTAGCAGGAAGACGCGTGACCAACCTTGATGTCCTAAGAATCTGCACAGAACTGATGAAGTTAATGCTTAAAAGCCGTGCCAACGACACGATGTCTCGTCTTGAAGAAAGAGAGCTCATGGAAAGAGAAGCTCTGAAATTAGCAGAAAGTTATTCACGCCAAGCTAAGTATGCCCGATGGTTAGGGATAGCAACAGCAACCTTGGGTATTTTAGGAGCCATTTCTCCTATGGTCGGAGAAATTTCTGGTGATAGTATTTTAGGATTTGTCCAAAGAATTTCTGGAAGATTCAAAGATGCGACTGCGAAAACCTTCTTTAAGGGAGTAGGAAAAGTGTTCACCTCTCTATCCCAACTTACTGAAGCAGCTTCTAAAGTACACGAGTTATCAGAAAGTTCTGTACGAGCAGTCGCTGAGTACAGAAAAGAAATCTTCAGAATGAGACAGGATGAAGTCACCCGTACGATTGAGGAAGTCAAAGACAACTGGAAAAGTATGGATAATTTTCTTCTAAATATTCTGCAAACAGAACACGATGCTGTTCGCAGCCTCTATCAGTAAAATTAAGAATCTTTTCGAATATTTTTATATGCTATTGTCTTACCCCAAGGGAAGCGCACGGAACAACTCTTTTCAGTGAAGAAGAATTCCCTTCCCTTAGAAAAAGAATCCAAAGGAAAGGAAATACTAATTACTACACTTCCTGGAGCCATTTCTGATAATTTAAGAATGGTCTCGTTCAATAATCGTCGTGAAAACGAAGAACCATAAAAATAGACGTAAGAAGCCCGCGATAAAGTTACATTTTTAAAATCTTCAATATGGAATAATGCTAATCCTGAAGATAGCCTACGATGCATATTCGAAGAAAAATGAATAAAGTTCGGTTGATTATCAATCCCTATAACTTGGCATCGCACAACATGAGAAAACCAAAAGCATACCTTTCCTAAGCCACATCCCAAATCATAAAGAACATCTCGGGAAGTAATATCAAAAGCTTGGCTAACCTTTGCAAGAACAGACCACGGAGTCTCACCATAGACATTTCCTTCCTTCAGTAGAGAGGCTTCTGGGAGACAACTAAGTTTCGCATAAGGACAATGCCTTAGAGAATATACATACTTACCAATGTCATAAAAAAACAACTTGGGGTACTTCAAATACAGAGAACTAAAAAGGTAGATGCCTTCTCGGAACGAGAAAAGTACTCTATAAATCAATCTCAAAGAAAACTGAGCAAGTAAACCTAAAGATTTAAGAATAACGGAGTTCTTTCGGCAATTGAAATACGACATTTTCTACGGAAAATATATCATTTTCTATTTCTAAACCAGAGATAATTTCTGATAGCTTTTGAATACAAGCTTGTACCACATCTTCAGGAGTCGAGGCCCCCGCGGTAATTGCTATATCTCCAGGATAATCTAAGATCTTCTTACCAATATCTTCAGGACTATTAATCAAATCAGCACGAACCCCCCTCTTCAAAGCTATTTCACAAAGACGATTGGAATTCGAGCTATTCACATCCCCAACTACAAAGACGTGGTTCACACGAGGCAAAATAGAACGCAATGCTTTCTGACGGTTCGTGGTTGCATAACAAATCGAAGAACTAGGAAGGGTAATTATAAAAGGATAACGCTTTTGCAAAGCCCCCGCTATCTCCTGAACATCATCCAAACTCAATGTTGTTTGGGTAATATAAAATAAAGGTGTATTAGGACCAAAAGGTAAAGCCTCTACATCAGCAACACTCTCTACAACAGTAACACTTTCGGGAGCTTCTCCAATAATACCGATCACCTCAACATGCTTCTTATGGCCTATCAATACTATTTGGTATCCTTTACCTGCGTATAACTTTACAGCAGAATGCACTTTAGTAACCAAACCACACGTAGCATCAATATCAATAAGATTACGGGCTTTTGCTTCCGCTCTAACTGCAGGAGAAATTCCGTGAGCTGAATAAATGACTCTCTCACCCCCAGGAACATCGGCAAGTTCCTCAACAAAGATAGCACCCTTAGCTCGTAAGAAGTTAACAACATGACGATTATGAACAATCTCATGTTTTACATAGATAGGAGCCCCCCATTTTTCTAAAGCAACTTCTACAACCTGAATAGCGCGAACAACTCCAGAACAAAATCCTCTAGGGCTACACACTATAAGCTTTCTCATAATAATCACAGTTAGACAAACATAAAAAGCGCACTTTCAAGTATTTAATTTGAAAGTGCACCTAGTTTAAAATAAAGATAAAAAATATTCTAGCTGATTCTTGTTTGTGTAGTGGGAGCTGTTGTGGGATTTGAAATTCGCACAACTTCGGGCGCCTCTTGCTGAGGTTCCTCTTCGCTTTTCTTAGCACTCTCGGCCAAAGAAGTTACAACTATAGTTTTTACTGTCTCAACGTAGTCAGAAAACCTGCCTGTTTGCAGATCCTTGGAGGTAAATCCTAAATCAATATGAGGAGCGACTCCTAAGTTCTCAATGTATTCACCATCTGGCCTAACAGCTAAGGATCCTGTTAAAGAAACACTTTTGATTCCAGAACGGTTAGGGAAATTCACCTGGAAAACAAAACCTCCAGCTCCTGCTGTCGCTTTCCCGATTATAGTCGCACGTCCATTATCCTTCAAAATAGCGGGCGCTAAATCTCCACAAGAATAGTCATCTTCGTTTATCAACATAAATAAAGGTTTGGTAAACCGATGTTTGGGATGAGGCTGAATCTGTCCAAATCCTAGCAAAGGCATAGGCTTTGAAAGATTAATATCACCAGCGGCCCAGCAAGCAAGAACATTTTGAGAAAAGCTTTGGAGAGATGCTACAGCATGCATATCCATGCAATACCCTTCCATAGTTTCTCCAAGCACAGCAGCTGCTTGCTCATCTGTAAAGACATCTTCTAGCAAATCTTGCCAATGCAAAGCGGAGCTAACTTCATCTTGCGTAAGAATCATTCTATGTTTAGGAGTCTCTAAAGGACGATTTATCAACATAGACAGTAAGGAATACAGATAAAAAACACTTCCTCCAGGATTATTGGTCTGATCAATAATCAAAGCGTCAGATTCTTTTTGAAAAACATCGATAATCTCGCCAAAGAGTTCCCAGGGATTCTCTTTATGATTATCGTCAGTTCCTTCTAATTCAGACCAAACATAAGAAGAAATCCTTAAGAATCCTATCCGATACGGATTACCCTGAGCATCTTTTGCTTTAAAAATATACGCACGATAGGGTCCTTCGTTTTGTTCCCAAATAATAGAACCAAAAGAAGGTAAAAATCCATTTCGACTACCTATGTGATGCTTGCTGTCAAAACGCTGCTTATTTTGCATCTGCAATTCTTCCCAAAAATAAGGTACCATGTAAGAGCTAAATAAAGAGCTACTAGAAACAGATTGATTTAACCCTGAACGAAAGAGTGCGCAACTTTGTGAAGGTAATTGAGGTTTGTGGTCAGGAATCAAAGGAGCAATTAAAGAAAAATCTCCGATATGCTCTGGAGTATAACGCCAACGGACTGCTGTTGAACGGATCACACCACTACTACGGCGGAGTTTTAACATGGTAATTCCCGTAGGGACATTGTCTCCAAAAGCAGCGGAACGAGATGTCAACGAACGAACTGCAGCAGAATAGTCTGTAGCACTACCTCGTCCATATCGAAGGCCCTCGATTACCTCACGGATCCCCATTCCATCTACTTCAAGAAGCTCATCCCCTACGTAAATATCACCTTGATTGGTCTGTACATCTACCACAAACACATGACCATCGTCACTCAACTTCAATACGTAAGGAATATAGGCAGATTCGCTACGATAAAAAAGAATCCCTGCATGATAATCATTTAATGATCTCATATAGTTAGAGAGCACCTTCTGGCAATAATTTGTAGTGGGTTTTTCTTCTAAGAGCAATTGCAGTCCAGCATTCTTTGTTTGCTGAGATAGATCCCAACCAAACAACAAATGCTTCCATGGCAACGGGGCATATTTCACCTTGATCAAATGCGATAATATATTTAAATCTTGATGCGCGTTCTCCTTAGTTAAATCCTTAGAAAAACCAAGAACACTGCTTGTAAATAAAAGACCAAAAACTATGGCCCCCAACTTTCCTTTTTTCATACATACCTCTTTTTTCTACTGAGAATGGTTATAAGGAGCCAGTATATTAAGACTTTAAAACATTTTTTTAAAAACATTATCTCAAAAAACTACATAAGGTTATAGAAAAGCTGAAGACACAGTCGCTGTTGTTTCTTCCGTAGAAACTTAAACGAAAAAATGCATTTTTGCTAAAACAAAATAGGAAAACAATCCAGCTAAATAACTGGTTAAAGCAATCCAGGAAATTCTTTTGAAGTACCATAAAAAGTCTACTTTTTCGAGACCCATAAAAGCAACTCCAGCTGCGGAACCAATGATCAGAATGCTCCCTCCCGTTCCTGCAGCATAAGCAATCAATTTCCACAAAGTATCATCGAGAGGAAGGTCATACATCCCCATAGTAGCAGCTACTAAGGGTACGTTATCTAAGACACTAGAAAGCAATCCTATAACAATTGCAACAATATTCCTAGAAAAGATCTTATCCATCCATACAGAAAAATCTGTAAGCAAATTAGCAAAAGATAATGCGTTAACAGCGAGTAGAATTCCAATAAAAAACGTAATCGAAGAGATATCAATTTTAGTCAGAATATGAGGAATTCGCAAATGATAACGATCCTCACCATGAGGAGAATGAATCCAGTCACTCGTTAACCAGAGAAGACCTAAACCTAACAAAGCTCCCATAAAAGGAGGCAATCCTAAACACGCCTTCCAAACAGGAACCATGAGTAGTGAACCCAAACCAATGAAAATAATCCAGAGACTCTTGGGAGGCGCGGATTGTAACTCTACTTCCTTGGCAATTAAAGTATTCCCTCGTTTGCGAAAGAAAAATTGACCGCAGAAACCAGCTACCAATACACACACCAAACTCGGGACAAATAAAGAACGTATAATTCCCCAGGAAGTAATCTTATTATTAATCCATAACATTGTCGTAGTTACATCCCCAAGGGGGGTCCATGCCCCACCAGCATTCACTGCAATTACACAAATAGCTCCTAATAACAAGCGGTCTTCCCTAGACTTTACTAGACGCTTTAAAATTGAGATAATGATAATGATAGATGTAAGATTGTCTAAGGCCGCTGATAAAAAAAAGCTAAGCCCAATAAGAACCCAAAGAAGAAGTGTTCGTGACTGAATACGACAACACCTGACGATCACAGAAAATCCTTTGTGCGCATCAATAAGTTCGACAATAGCCATTGCTGAGAACAAGAAGAAAATCACTTGGGACATGTCCGCAATTTCTTCAACTAAAATCATATGATCTGCCATAGGAATATGAGAGAAACAGACTAACCACATCAATCCTCCCATAGCTAAGGCAATCGCAGATTTATTGACTCTAACAATATGTTCGAAGACAATCGCGAGATACCCAAATAAAAATAGCGCACACAATTGTAATTTCAGCATGGTCACCCCTAAAATGATCTAGTCATCTACTCTACTCCTAACTCTTACAGAGGTAAAGAAGGAAAAATTTTTGTAATTATTCTTTAACAGAACCTTAGATAGAGGAGATATGAAGAAAAAAGACTGAAAAATTGCACGAACCATTTGACAAAGATTCAAAAGAATCGAAAAAATAGCAACCACTCGCTTCTATTTTAGGTTATTGCATTGTGAAAGTCCCTTGGGCGTTTAAGAACTTCATCCCTAAACTCTACACAAGTATCAAAGAAGGCTATTCATTTAATACCTTCAAAAAAGATTTCCTAGCAGGAATTACTGTAGGAATTCTAGCCTTTCCTTTTGCTATTGCCGTAGCAATCGGTGTCGGAGTCTCTCCCCTTCAAGGACTAGTAGCTTCTATTGTCGGAGGCCTTCTTGCTTCTGCCCTCGGAGGAAGTAACGTTCTGATTTCGGGGCCAACCAGTGCCTTTATTTCTATTTTATACTGCCTATCCGCAAAATATGGAGCTGAGGCGCTTTTTACCGTCACATTGATGGCTGGAATTTTTCTTATCGCCTTCGGACTCACTGGCTTAGGCACATTCATTAAATACATGCCCTACCCCGTTGTGACAGGATTAACCACAGGACTTGCTGTAATTATATTTTCTTCACAAATTAAAGATTTCCTGGGTTTACAAATGGGAACGAGTGTTCCTGTAGATTTTCTTGCTAAATGGGTGGCTTATTGGGATCACTTATGGACTTGGGACAGTAAGTCCTTTGCGGTGGGTCTCTTTACCCTATTGATCATGATCTATTTCCGAAACTACAAGCCTCGCTATCCTGGAGTCATGATTGCTATTGTAACAGCGACCACTCTAGTTTGGTTACTTAAAATTGATATTCCTACGATTGGCAGTCGTTATGGATCTCTACCAACCGCGATTCCTCTACCTAAAATTCCTCAGTTGAGTATCACGAAAATTCTTCAACTTATGCCAGACGCCCTGACTATTGCAGTCTTATCGGGATTAGAGACTTTGCTAGCCGCCGTGGTCGCTGATGGAATGACAGGATGGCGTCACCAGTCCAACTGTCAACTTGTAGCCCAAGGTATAGCGAACATCGGAACATCGTTATTTTCAGGAATCCCCGTCACAGGATCACTATCACGTACAGCTGCTAGCATCAAATCTGGAGCAACCACTCCCGTAGCAGGAATCCTCCACTCAATCTTTATTTGCTTTATCTTGCTTCTTCTGGCTCCACTGACTATCAAAATTCCTCTTACTTGCCTCGCTGCCGTCCTAATTTTGATTGCGTGGAATATGAGTGAAATCCACCATTTTCTCCATCTCTTTACAGCTCCTAAAAAAGACATTGTGGTTCTCCTTACCGTGTTTATCCTCACAGTAATGACAACGATCACAGCAGCAGTACAAGTAGGTATGATGCTAGCGGCATTCTTATTTATGAAACAGATGAGCGATCTTTCCGATGTGATCTCAACAGCCAAATACTTCGACGATGATAATCAACCCAAGGATTCCGACTTTTTAAACAAAGCCGAAGTTCCTCAAAACACAGAAATCTATGAAATTAATGGTCCCTTCTTTTTTGGAATTGCAGATAGGTTAAAAAATCTTCTTAATGATATAGAAAAGCCCCCCAAAATCTTTATTCTATGTATGACGCGAGTCCCTACAATAGATGCCTCGGCTATGCATGCATTGGAAGAATTTTTCTTAGAATGTGACCGCCAAGGGACCCTTCTCCTGCTCGCTGGAGTTAAGAAAACTCCCCTTGCCGACCTAAAACGCTATCATCTAGATGAGCTTATTGGAGTGGATCATATCTTCTCGAATATTAAAAGTGCTCTTCTCTTTGCCCAAGCTTTAACAAACCTAGAAAGCAAAACTGCAACGCGTCACCTAACCTAAACCCTAGAGAAGACATCTTCAATATCGTTGAACAGTCCTGAAGAGAAAATAAGCTCAGCATTCCCGTTCCTCAAAAATTTAATGGTCGCCAACCATATTCTCAGGGACTACCAGATGATCAAATTCCTTGTCAGAAAGATATTCCAAAGATATACAGGCCTCTTTCAAAGATAAATTTTCATGAAAAGCTTTCAGTGCTGCTTTCGAACACTTGTCATAACCTATGATAGGAGCTAAAGCTGTAACTAACATCAAAGAATTGTTTACATTATCTTGTAAACGAACTTTATTCGCTTTTAATCCTACAACAAAGAATTCAGAGAAGGCCCTCATTCCCTCAGAAAGCAGATCCACAGATTGCAGAAAATTATAGATTATCACAGGCTTCATCACATTAAGCTCAAAGTTTCCTCGGCTCCCGCTAATAATGATTGTTTGGTTATTACCAAACACTTGAGCACAAACCATCTGGAGAGCTTCACACTGCGTAGGATTTACCTTGCCAGGCATAATAGAAGATCCAGGTTCATTTTCAGGGAAAAATAGCTCCCCTAAACCACACCTGGGTCCTGAACCTAAAAAGCTCAAATCAGTAGCTATCTTAGTTAAAGCAGATGCTAAAGTTGCTAATGACCCATGGGCATCTACCAAAGCATCGTGGCAAGAAAGTGCTGAAAAGTAATTGGAAGCTGGAATAAATGGCTCGCCAGTTTCCTCCCTTAAGTAATGTATTACCTTTTGAACGAACCCTTCAGGAACATTTAACCCAGTCCCTACAGCAGTAGCTCCAATCGCAAGCTCGTATAAATGAGCTAAAGAAAACGCTATACTCTCTAAGCAATGACGCAATTGACTGCTATAACCAGAAAATTCCTGACCTAACGTCATAGGAACCGCATCCATAAGATGCGTACGACCTATCTTGACATCATGACGAAATTCTTCAGCTTTACCGTCTAAAACCCGAATCATATGATCTAAAGCAGGTAGTAACTTGTTTTTTAAACTAATTACACTAGCGATATGCATCGCTGTAGGGAAAACATCATTCGAAGACTGAGATTTGTTCACATGATCATTCGGATGGATGGGATCCTTACTACCCACCAGTCCTCCGTGATGACGAATAGCAAGATTAGCAATAACCTCGTTCACATTCATATTAGATTGGGTGCCACTCCCCGTTTGCCAAACTTTTAACGGGAAATGCTCTTCAAAACCTCCTTCTAAAATCTCATCGGCAGCAGAAACTATCATATCGCAATGTTTGGAATCCAAAAATCCTAAATCTTGATTCGCCTTAGCAGCACATTTTTTAATCCATACCAGAGCCCGTATTACCTCATAAGGCATTAACTCGGGTCCCCAAGAAAAAAAATTCCTAGAACGCATAGTTTGCGCCCCGTACAACTTATCCTCAGGGACCTCTACTATTCCTAAGCTATCCTTTTCTTGTCGCATATCTATATCTTCCCTATAATCCAGCTTTTTTTCCTCGTGAACTACATCAAAATGAAAAAAAAAGTTACCTGCTACTTTGTTATTATTTTTTTCCTACTACTCCTCTGGGAGATAGCGTCGCGCCATCAACCTACACTTTCGTTTCTATGTCCTCCCCCCTCGAGCATTGCCTCAAGTACTCTTCGCTCCCTACCACTCTTGTTAACATCTTCTTGGCACACGTTAAAAGCTATTTTGGGAGGATTCTTCCTTGCGATCATCCTCTCAATAACTCTCGCAACGATTATGCTATCTTATAAATCAGCTAAAGATCTCCTACAACCTTTTTTCATCCTGCTACAGTGCACCCCCATGTTTGCCCTAGCTCCACTTATTGTACTTTGGTTTGGCTGGGGACTCAGTGCTGTGATCATCCCTACAGCACTGACGATATTCTTTCCTTTAACTTTGACTATCTATCAAGGGATCCTATCCACACCAGAAGAACTTATGGAACAGTTCATTCTCTGCGGAGCTACAAAATTTCAGCTCCTTATCAAACTCCGTATTCCCCATGCCCTCCCCCATATATTCTCAGGTTTAAAAATTGCCATAGGATCTGCAGGATTTGCTGCCATTGCAGGAGAATGGGTAGCTTCACAATCAGGTCTCGGTATCCTCATCCTCGAAAGTCGTAGAAATTATGAAATGGAAGTGGCATTCGCGGGACTCGCGACGCTCACACTTCTCACTCTTACCCTCTTCCAAATCACCTTGTTAAGTGAAAAATTGGTTTTTTCCCTATTTCGGGTAAAACGTATAAGCCATAAGCGCAAATCAGTAGCTAAAAAAGCTTTATTCGTACTTTGTTTAATCCCTATAATACTTATTCCCTGGAAAGGACATTCTAAATCTCCTTCTAATAAAAAAAATCTTACTTCACTAACACTTCTACTCGATTGGACTCCTAATCCTAATCACATTCCCCTCTATGCAGGAATAGCCAAAGGATACTTCAAAAAACATGGTTTAAATCTACAACTCCAAAAAAATACAGACTCGAGCTCTGCAGTTCCCCATGTCCTTTTTGAACAAGTCGATATGGCTCTTTATCATGCTCTGGGCATCGTCAAGACCTCTATAAAAGGTATGCCTATACAAATCATAGGCAGATTGATAGACAGTTCCCTACAAGGTTTTCTCTACAGGAGTGAAGACCCTATTAATAAATTTGAAGACCTAAATAACAAGGTCTTAGGCTTCTGCTTAAATAACTCCAGAGATCTTAATCGTCTACTTGAGACCCTACGTCGTAACGGTGTCGTTCCTTCCGAAGTGAAAAATGTGAGTTCTGATCTCATCTCGCCAATGCTATTAAAGAAAATCGACTTCCTCTACGGCGCCTTCTACAATATTGAAGGAATAAAATTAAAAACTTTAGGCATGCCTGTACAATGTTTTCTCTCGGACACCTATGATCTTCCTACAGGCCCTCAGTTAATTGTCTTTGCTAAAAAAGGAACGAAAGCTAGTCAACCCGAAATTCTAGAAGCCTTCCAAAAAGCGCTTCAAGCGAGCATAGTATTCTCACAAAACCATCCCGAAGATGCGTTTAAACTCTACGCTAAAGCAACTAGAAATATACCTAAAAATCTCAATGAGGAGTATCTCCAATGGGAGGAAACCTTCCCTCTACTAGCTCAGTCACAGGCTCCTTTAAATAAAGATATCGTGAACAAACTCCTCCAAACAATTAGTAAACGATATCCTGAACTTTCTTCGGAAGTTGCTCAGTTTTCTCTAAACGATCTCTATAATTCTTTGCTATAACAAGAAGAGAGGACATAACTAACTATCTCTTTTACACATCCAGTTCAAAAAAATGTTACCTATAAATAAAAATTTATACAAATCTCAATACTCAATAAACTCTTTCTATTGAATAGCATCCTCTAGAGGATTCCCTTGAAAATAATAGGAAATGAGGTTAAAAAACTAGCCCATGATACAATTTTCTTTTTTGTTACCCCAAGCATGTATTTTGCTGTTGGCCTCCGATTCTTTAACTAATGTCTTAGCGTTACACTATCTCCTCACAAACTATTCGTTAAAGCAACGGATGCTTATTTTATTACGAGAGAGCTGCTTCGCATTCATTGCTATGTTTGCTCTTTATGGACTCTCTCTCGGGGGTCTAAAAATATTGAATACCCCAGTCTGCACTATACAAGTTGTTGGGGGAATTGCTGTGACCTTAACAGGAGCTAGAGCTGTCTTGCGATTGGGAAAAGAAGAAGCCTGGATCCCTTATAAATTCAGTGTTCCTCAAGCATCTTCTCCGTGGATTTCTCCAATAGCCCTCCCACTGATGTTTGGACCCTCATGGTTAGCAGCTTGCTGTACACTCATAGGAGGAAATCACAATACCTGGATCAATTTCCAAATCCTAATTCTCAGCTGGACGCTCATTACCCTATCTACCTTCTCCCTTCAAATCTTCTGTAAAAGAAACAAAGTACTCCTCGCCACACAAACAGTTCTAGGACTTTTTGTGACCATTGTGGGGACCCAACTTCTAGTTTCAGGATTACAACAAGCATTTTTATAGAATAAGCTATGCTCACCTTAATTAATCTTAGTCTGCTATTTTATGTCCTCTTCGATTCTCCTGGGTCGATTCCCATCTTCGTTGCCTTGTTAAAAAACTTTTCCCGAAAAAAACAACAAAGGATAATCCTGAGAGAATGCCTGTTTGCTCTCGGAGCTCTGGTTATTTTCGTCACTTTTGGAAGAAGCTTCTTCCAGTTTTTGGATATTTCTCTGTACTCTTTTCAAATCATAGGCGGTTTTCTCCTCTTTGTCGTCTCTCTGAAAATGATGCTGGCACCGATGCCAGCAAAGACTAAAGACGACAACTCGAAAACAGAACCTATATTCTTTCCCTTAGCTTTTCCAGTAATCACAGGCCCTGCTGTCATTACAGCAATCCTTAGCTACATGGAAGAGGGAGTGCATTCTAGGGAAATTATTTTTACTGCAATGATCGTCGCTTGGACGTTTTCTTTATTTACTCTGCTATGCTCGAGCTTTTTTGATCGTGTTTTGGGAAATTTCGGACTCCTTGCCTTGGAAAGATTATTCGGTATTGCTCTACTACTTATGTCAGCAAACCTTATGTTGAAAGGCATCTCAATTGCGTTTAATATGGGCTTTTATATTGGGTGATCCTTATGAAAAGAAACGAGCCTTGTTGGTGTGGGAGTCAACGTAAATGGAAACAGTGTCATTATCCCCAACCTCCCAAAATGTCTTCGGAAGCATTAAAGCAACATTACGCTTCCCAATATAGCATCATACTCAAAACTCCAGAACAAAAAGCAAAAATCTATACTGCCTGTCAAGTTACAGCGCGTATTTTAGATGAGCTATGCAAAGCATCTCAAAAGGGCGTAACTACAAATGAATTGGATCAGTTTTCGCAAGAGCTGCACAAGAAATATGATGCCATTGCTGCTCCACTCCACTACGGCTCACCACCATTTCCAAAGACAATCTGTACCTCATTAAATGAGATTATTTGCCATGGAATTCCTAACGATATTCCACTAAAAGACGGTGATATCATGAACATAGATGTGTCCTGCATTGTTGATGGCTACTACGGAGACTGCAGCCGTATGGTGATGATCGGAGAGGTTCCAGAAATTAAAAAGAAAGTATGCCAAGCATCTTTAGAATGTCTTAACGATGCTATAGCTATTTTAAAACCAGGCATTGCCCTTTGTGAAATTGGCGAAGCTATAGAGGCTCGGTCTGACCTCTATGGATTTTCTGTCGTAGACCAGTTTGTGGGACACGGCGTTGGAATTGAGTTTCACGAAAACCCCTATGTACCACATTATAGAAACCGCTCTATGATTCCTCTAGCACCAGGAATGATCTTTACTATAGA from Candidatus Chlamydia corallus encodes:
- a CDS encoding ABC transporter substrate-binding protein, giving the protein MKKKVTCYFVIIFFLLLLWEIASRHQPTLSFLCPPPSSIASSTLRSLPLLLTSSWHTLKAILGGFFLAIILSITLATIMLSYKSAKDLLQPFFILLQCTPMFALAPLIVLWFGWGLSAVIIPTALTIFFPLTLTIYQGILSTPEELMEQFILCGATKFQLLIKLRIPHALPHIFSGLKIAIGSAGFAAIAGEWVASQSGLGILILESRRNYEMEVAFAGLATLTLLTLTLFQITLLSEKLVFSLFRVKRISHKRKSVAKKALFVLCLIPIILIPWKGHSKSPSNKKNLTSLTLLLDWTPNPNHIPLYAGIAKGYFKKHGLNLQLQKNTDSSSAVPHVLFEQVDMALYHALGIVKTSIKGMPIQIIGRLIDSSLQGFLYRSEDPINKFEDLNNKVLGFCLNNSRDLNRLLETLRRNGVVPSEVKNVSSDLISPMLLKKIDFLYGAFYNIEGIKLKTLGMPVQCFLSDTYDLPTGPQLIVFAKKGTKASQPEILEAFQKALQASIVFSQNHPEDAFKLYAKATRNIPKNLNEEYLQWEETFPLLAQSQAPLNKDIVNKLLQTISKRYPELSSEVAQFSLNDLYNSLL
- a CDS encoding MarC family protein translates to MIQFSFLLPQACILLLASDSLTNVLALHYLLTNYSLKQRMLILLRESCFAFIAMFALYGLSLGGLKILNTPVCTIQVVGGIAVTLTGARAVLRLGKEEAWIPYKFSVPQASSPWISPIALPLMFGPSWLAACCTLIGGNHNTWINFQILILSWTLITLSTFSLQIFCKRNKVLLATQTVLGLFVTIVGTQLLVSGLQQAFL
- a CDS encoding MarC family protein translates to MLTLINLSLLFYVLFDSPGSIPIFVALLKNFSRKKQQRIILRECLFALGALVIFVTFGRSFFQFLDISLYSFQIIGGFLLFVVSLKMMLAPMPAKTKDDNSKTEPIFFPLAFPVITGPAVITAILSYMEEGVHSREIIFTAMIVAWTFSLFTLLCSSFFDRVLGNFGLLALERLFGIALLLMSANLMLKGISIAFNMGFYIG
- a CDS encoding methionyl aminopeptidase, with amino-acid sequence MKRNEPCWCGSQRKWKQCHYPQPPKMSSEALKQHYASQYSIILKTPEQKAKIYTACQVTARILDELCKASQKGVTTNELDQFSQELHKKYDAIAAPLHYGSPPFPKTICTSLNEIICHGIPNDIPLKDGDIMNIDVSCIVDGYYGDCSRMVMIGEVPEIKKKVCQASLECLNDAIAILKPGIALCEIGEAIEARSDLYGFSVVDQFVGHGVGIEFHENPYVPHYRNRSMIPLAPGMIFTIEPMINVGRKEGIIDPKNQWEARTCDNQPSAQWEHTIAITERGYEILTLLND